Part of the Pseudarthrobacter sp. L1SW genome, GGTTCTCCGTCGCGGAGAGAACCGAGAGCCTGGTGAGCTCCTGAAGGGCCTCGAGGACTTCACCGTCCTCACCCACCAGGCTGTCCAGGGCATCGGACTCTTCCTCGGTCACGATAGAGATGTAGGTCCGTCCGTTGCGTACCTCAATGTCGATATCGCCATCGATGTCGGCAATGTCCAGCAGCTCCTCCAAGTAGTCTGCTGCCACATCCCCCTCTTCCTCCAGGCGGCTGGCCGTGGATCCCTTGGGTACGTCAGCCCCCAAGGATTCACCATTCGCGGACTCATCCTGCTCGTCGATGATGTCCTCGGAAAGGGCGTGTTCGGTGCTCTCGGCAGACATTACTTCTTCTTCCTGTTCTTGCGTTGTGGCTGGATGCGCTGGCCCTTGGCCTGCGCCACGGCCGCGGCGGCAGCGGCTTCGGCAGCGGCGTCGTCCTTCTTACCGCCCAGGATAGGCAAGGCCGGAAGGCCCTTGGCGGCACGGCGTTCGGCGAGGGCCTTGGCGGCGGGGGACCCCGGCGTCGGCATGCGGCGAATGACGAAGAACTGCTGGGCCATGGTCCAGAGGTTGGTGGTGGTCCAGTAGATGAGGACACCAATGGGGAAGTTGATGCCGCCCACGCCGAAGACGATGGGCAGGATGTAGAGCATCATTTTCTGCTGCCGCATGAACGGGCTTGCCATGGCCTCTTCGGACATGTTCTTGGCCATGATCTGCTTCTGTGTGATGAACTGCGAGGCCGTCATGGCCAGGATCATCAGGATGGAGAGGATCCACACTGAAGTGAGGTTGCCCTCGCCGCCGTGCAGGAGTGACGCGGACAGCGTGGCCCCGAAAATGGTGGATTCGTCAAACTGGACTACCTGGTCGTGGCTCATGGCCCCGATACCGAGGCCCTTGTCACGGGCGGTGCTGATGCCGGACAGCACGGTGAACAGCGCGAAGAAGAACGGCATCTGGATCAGCATGGGCAGGCACGCGGAGAACGGGTTGGTGCCGTGCTTCTTGTACATGGCCATCTGTTCCTGCGCCATGGCCTGGCGGGACAGCTGGTCGGTCTTGCCCTTGTACTTGTCCTGGAGCTTCTTCAAGTCAGGCTGCAGCAGCTGCATGCCGCGCTGGGCCTTGATCTGCTTGACGAACACGGGAATCAGGGCGGCACGGATCACCAGCACCAGCCCGATGATGGACAGGGTCCACGTCCAGCCGGAAGCCTCCGGCATGCCGATGCTGCTCAGGCCCTCGTGGAAGCCCACCATGATGATGGAAACAAGCCACTTGAACGGAAACATGATTGTTTCAAAGAAGTCCATACGATATCCCTATTCGTCAGGCCGCAGAGCGGCCTTCTCCATCAGACTGCGCAGCCAGGTACTTGTCCGGGTTGTTCAGTACAACAATTGTGGGGGTCTGGTTTTCAGGCCAGTGGCGGTGGCCGGCGGGGACGTGGTCCACAC contains:
- a CDS encoding R3H domain-containing nucleic acid-binding protein; the encoded protein is MSAESTEHALSEDIIDEQDESANGESLGADVPKGSTASRLEEEGDVAADYLEELLDIADIDGDIDIEVRNGRTYISIVTEEESDALDSLVGEDGEVLEALQELTRLSVLSATENRSRLVLDINGYRQERTGHLQKIAEDAAASVKETGKPVALEPMSAYERKIVHDAVADLGLVSESEGEGAGRHIVVSAD
- the yidC gene encoding membrane protein insertase YidC, which gives rise to MDFFETIMFPFKWLVSIIMVGFHEGLSSIGMPEASGWTWTLSIIGLVLVIRAALIPVFVKQIKAQRGMQLLQPDLKKLQDKYKGKTDQLSRQAMAQEQMAMYKKHGTNPFSACLPMLIQMPFFFALFTVLSGISTARDKGLGIGAMSHDQVVQFDESTIFGATLSASLLHGGEGNLTSVWILSILMILAMTASQFITQKQIMAKNMSEEAMASPFMRQQKMMLYILPIVFGVGGINFPIGVLIYWTTTNLWTMAQQFFVIRRMPTPGSPAAKALAERRAAKGLPALPILGGKKDDAAAEAAAAAAVAQAKGQRIQPQRKNRKKK